The genomic stretch TGTAATTTTCTTGAGCTACTATGAGACCATCGTTCTTTTCCAAATATTATGTCCACTTTCAGGTTACTATGCTGTTACATTGTGGTTGGAAGTCAGGACTTCTGAGAACATTTCTCCGTTTGTGtaccatttctttcttgtaacaTGTGAACACACTAATTTTGTTTAGGTCAGTCATGCATTAAATGGGAAGCGTAAGATGCTGCAGAGATCACTTCAGCACAGATGCACACTCCTTGAGATTGAAAAAGCCCTTGGAAGTTTGGGTCTTCCAGCTCCTGTAACCATGCTGCCATTGTACATATTTTCTCCCTTTAAAATTATCTGGATTCTTATAATTCACCTTTCATATTTTGTTATGTACATCCAGTCAATCCAGTGGAGCTTCCTTGAAAGGACAAGATTTTGTGAGATTGAATAATCTGATTGTGAAAGTTGACTTGGGCTTCCTTGAAAGGACAAAGTTCATCCAGCACCCTGAGGTAGTGTACAAGCTATACCCTTTACAGTTCTGATTGGGAGGAAAATTGCAAtgatgaaagagaaaatcttaTGGAGTTTATTTGAATGAGGATTTTGATAAGCCTAATTATCTTATGTGTTCAGGAGCTCAAGGTCTGCTGGTTGCATGTTCAAGTTGAGAAAAGGTTAATTCCCCCGAACACACAGACACAAAGAATGGACTGGTTTCATTTAGGAGTTTTGGCATAGCAATTCTGAGTGCATATGCTCTAAATCTGGCAGAACTATTTCGATTCCATAGCTAGAATGTGAATGAATTTGGGGTGTCAATGGACCGGATTGgagcccaaccctaaggtctcttaactccaCCCAAGCCCTAAGCAACCCTAGGTCGGGCTGGGATATCTTAGGCCAAGGCCAACCCTGTTGAgtttagcccaacccagcccagccctgATGGACCCTAATTGGGCTCGGCTTAACCCAATCCAGCCCAGCCCAGTATTGTTAGTTACTTGATTGCTTAATCTTGATGCATTGTAGATGCCCAAGACCAaagttttcatatatatatatatatatatatatgtaggtTGTGGAAAACGAAAAGCTTTTTGCAAATATTTTTCTATTAGTattcatttataattattaacatatttatattattacgAATACCTTTGGTTGCCTTAATAAAGATTTTCCATCTTGAGAATCAAGGATCAAGTATTGGTACCGTAAAGCCAACaaaaacatatttatattattgtaTATTTAATAtgcaaggttgggttgggttgggttgggttgggttgagacctcaactgaggcccaacccaacccagcctcgagcctgaaattctcaaccctagccCACCCTATGGACTGAAATCTTAGCCCAGGCCATCTTTGGGCTCAGGGCAAGTTCAGGCTGACCAgacttttttgacacccctagaatgAATGCTaaatggttttgttttttgtacAAGCCTTAGTTGTCTTTATTTCTACATTTTGTTAACGTTGGCCACAACTCAGTTAACTTTAGAATAACTACGTTTTGGAGTATCACCAGCAAAGAAATGCGCAGTACAAGCTAGTTACAAAAgtttaagggggtgtttggttcggtaaatctttgggatgacattctttagaatgataattcttaatttttggagtttggttccactagggtgaccctcataagtgagcaccctacttcccatgaatgaccatattacaaaagatgtgtttcaaatctgagtttatcTCAatacttaaactcagatttgaataaactTTTTACCatctagtataaaaggagaaaacggaAAGACATTCTCTACGAAAGCCAACATCTCAATCTGTGACCTCTCAAACCACATCCTGTGACCTGCGATCTGCGGCCTCTCAAACCGCGACACTCTCACTGAGAGTCTGCCGTTGGCGACTGGTaagccccctctctctctctctctctcgatttcaTCGAGTTTTAGGCTTaggtttttaaaatcaaaagctCTTTATTTcgatttcatggagttgtagggttaggtttttaaaactAGAACTtaccgctctctctctctctctctctctctctctctctacgacTCTCTATTGTGTTTTCAGATGTGCAGGTGAAACctgttgatttatttatttttcttattctaGTTTTTTCATCTTTGCATTCTTAAAACTAGTGCAGGCATGTGTCCAGACTAGAAAGGTTGCACTGAATCTTTGTATTATTCACATTATTGACTATTACATAATCAGAACTGTGAGGTTGAAACACTTTCAATTATGTCTACCAAAATCATTTCTCTCCCATTATGTACACATTTATAATAATTACTAATGAATAAAACCGTAACTACCCAAGCTTTCCTTCAATAGTCAACCATCTCTCTCTTATTATGTGTGTATGTTTGTATTTGAATGAAATCAATACTACCTTAAATTCTCAATGCCTCCTGTTGGATTATCATGTTGCATGTAATTTTCCTCCATGCACAAAATAATTGTAATGTCACCTGCAATCCACGCTCCTACATCACCTTACATATTCTTGGTGTTTTTGGTGTGGTCATGGGTCCTTCTAAAGCATTTCAATTGTGACTTCTGATTTGATTTGTGGATCATAGACACAATTTTGCTGAAATGTAGCTTGGTGAATCATATGGAcatgttttctttctctttgtgCTAGTTTTTGTAGTGGGGAGCTTGATTTTCCTTTATTCCTGTTTATTCTTTCACTTTTCATTGCACAGTCATAGTAACTATAAGATCCCTTACGACCTTACTTGTTTTTTTGAATCTGATGAACTTTTATTGATTTACTTATTCCTTGTTTTTTGTTCTGTCTGAGGACCTTTAGGATAAGTTTTGAATCATCCAGTCCAGAAAAGTACACTTCTGTTTATTTCTCGCTTATATTTTTCTTAAGTGAATTAACATCTTACATTCCGGTTCCTccccaccccctctctttcaatGGTTGTTCTTACCTAATTTTTGTGAAAGAACAGGTACACTTATGATTCATTTGTCTGTGTGAATAGACTAATGTTCTTTAATTTTATGCAAGGTGATCAGTCAACGtgaagatgtgtaccgtgttgTCAAGGCTTTTGCCGCCAAGGAAGAATGGATGAGCCATGAAGCTAAACGCTACATTCAGTGTTTGGTGTGGAAATAATGTCATTTTTCACTGTATTATACATGTAATGACACGGATTTCTATCAGAATCATGTAATGACACTGATTTCTATCAGAATCATATACCTAGAGTTGGGGATTTCAATGAGAGCACATATTACATGGAAGGGAACACAGGCCATCCTGTGTTCGAAACAACTTTTGGGAAGATTGCTATTAATATCTGTTATGGAAGGGACCATCCTTTGAATTGGTTGGCATTTGGTTTGAATGGTGCTGAGATTGTCTTTAATCCATCTGCTACTGTGGGAGAACTCAGTGAACCAATGTGGCCTATTGAGGTTCGTGTATTCTTCTAAACTACTGTTTTGTATTTCAAGCCAATATAGGTTCCCTTTTGAAGATTGCTGTTAATATCAGAGATTGTTGCAGAAACTATAGTGCTTTCACCGGTTTTTCCTTCTGATCATGGATTTTAAACTCTGAATTCGGGATTGAATTGGTCATTGCCAATTCCAACCTGGATGGGATTGGAATTAGTCCCAAAATTCCGAATTCACTCATGGTTGATTTCAATGTGAATAAaccgatttgattttgatttttgaaaccatgcttCTAGTTATTGCAGGATATTGTTGTTAATTTAAAGTTACTTGTCActgatgtgatttttcaggcCCGAAATGTTGCTATAGCAAACAGTTATTTTGTGGCATCTATCAATCGTGTTGGAATTGAGACCTTCCCCAATTCATTCACTTCGGGTGATGGTAAGCCTCAGCATTTAGATTTCGGACATTTCTAGGGGTCAAGCCATTTTTCAGCTCTAGATACTTCTTGCACACCATCACCATTGTGTTATAGAGATGGGTTAATGATATCAGACGTGGACCTCAATCTCTGTAGGCAGCTGAAAGACAAGTGGAGATTTCGAATGACTGGCCGGTATGACATGTATGCAGAGATGCTTGCTCGGTATGTGAAGCATGACTTTGAGCCCTAAGTAGTTGTTGATCCCCTGTTCAAGAAGAACCCTTCTAATGATGCTGGTAGAAATTAAGGTTGATATTTGACACCTCTAAGATGAATTGAAAGATATCCATGGTCAATAGAAAGCCTCTGTATAGATGAAGGTAGAAATAAGATGGATATTAGAAACTGTAAGATGGTTTTAAAATGTCTTTGGTCAATGGAAGCAAGACTTTAGTACACTCCAAACAACCAAAAGTAACTTGGAAATCTTGAAAATAAAAGCGATGTAAATCCCTTGAGGGTTGGATATCGATATGTCTAAGGCCAAAGTGAATGGGAATCCGTTCACTACGTGCTTTTAGGGTCACACGATTGGGGGTTGTGGGAGAAGGTTGGAACTATGACCCATAGATTGCAAAGTGAACTTCATCGCATGGTCAGGGAAAACTGTCAAAAAACGAGTGAGCCCAAAACAAATCAGTCACAAAATTTTTGTATGCAATGGCATTGAAAATCATTGTCACAAAATTTGTGTGCGCAATGGCATTGAAAATTTTCCAACTAGTTAGGTAAGAGAATTTCACTTACGGAAACCTTATACCATTCAAAAGAGAGACGTCCACCTAGAGAAATGAATGCCCAAAGTTGCCACAGAAATGATGTATACATTGCTAGTTATACACGCCATGCATTGTGAAGAGAGGACAAACCTTAACACATTACTAGTTAAACACGCCATACATTGCTAATCTTGAAGTTCAAAGCCATTAATGGGTTAGTGATTCTGATTAATATTTTTTGAAACTAGATCATTTTTAATCTAATTATAACCTGAAATGTTAACAAGATCATACTCAGGGTTCTTTGCAATCCGAAATGTTTATAAACCTCATACACTCTTAGTTGTGAATCAAagatggaagaagagaaaaacaattcctctaaattttagaaatgaataaaaaataataaaaaatgttaCAAATTTTCACTTCACCACCCTTATGTTTAACTAAACAATTTTATATGAAGAATCACTGCATAAGATTAGGGTAACACCAAACAATTTTATAGTAAGAATCATTGCACAGATTTAagataaccaaacagttttacattATGAATCACTATACAGATTTAAGGTAACCAACAGTTTTCCAATAAGAAACATGTTCTAGACTtgaggcaaccaaacgatttttcagcaAGAAACACAATGTCCATCGAAAGATTAACATCCATATctgatacatacaccatttgatttaccgaacaaAACACCCCCTAACCACTGATGGCCACAACTCAGTTATTGTTAATATTATTGGATGCTTCTCAGGGATTCTGGTACGTTGCCCACCATGATCTCAAGAGCCGCAAATGGTGATGGTACGCAGTCATACGGCCATGACCTTCTGTTATGTCCTTTAAACAACTCAAATACAGAGACTCTTGCTTCAAAATGTCTAAAACCAAATTACGCTGGATTCTGATATTTAAGTTACAACTCAATAGGCAGAAGGCAAGggtgttttatttctttcttggcTTCTTGGTATTATAGCCACCTGAAATCTGCAACAAGTTTCTGACAATGGCAGCTAAGAGATTTACCATTCAACAAGCTCGTTCTGTGAAATGTGTTATCtgttttgcttttaattttttttttttcagcttaTTACTCTCCCTGAACTTTGGATACAGCATAAGCCATCATCGGGGGGCTGATTTACAGCAGAAACATCATCAGATACAAAATGATTAGACAAGTCTAGTTGTCTAATCCAGTAGCCATTGAACTTGTCAATCCACCTGCAAGTCAAAccaatgagg from Macadamia integrifolia cultivar HAES 741 chromosome 14, SCU_Mint_v3, whole genome shotgun sequence encodes the following:
- the LOC122061177 gene encoding beta-ureidopropionase-like isoform X1, giving the protein MGSVRCCRDHFSTDAHSLRLKKPLEVWVFQLLQSSGASLKGQDFVRLNNLIVKVDLGFLERTKFIQHPEELKVCWLHVQVEKSQREDVYRVVKAFAAKEEWMSHEAKRYIQCLNHIPRVGDFNESTYYMEGNTGHPVFETTFGKIAINICYGRDHPLNWLAFGLNGAEIVFNPSATVGELSEPMWPIEARNVAIANSYFVASINRVGIETFPNSFTSGDGKPQHLDFGHF
- the LOC122061177 gene encoding beta-ureidopropionase-like isoform X3, whose protein sequence is MGSVRCCRDHFSTDAHSLRLKKPLEVWVFQLLQSSGASLKGQDFVRLNNLIVKVDLGFLERTKFIQHPEVISQREDVYRVVKAFAAKEEWMSHEAKRYIQCLNHIPRVGDFNESTYYMEGNTGHPVFETTFGKIAINICYGRDHPLNWLAFGLNGAEIVFNPSATVGELSEPMWPIEARNVAIANSYFVASINRVGIETFPNSFTSGDGKPQHLDFGHF
- the LOC122061177 gene encoding uncharacterized protein LOC122061177 isoform X2, which gives rise to MGSVRCCRDHFSTDAHSLRLKKPLEVWVFQLLQSSGASLKGQDFVRLNNLIVKVDLGFLERTKFIQHPEELKVCWLHVQVEKSQREDVYRVVKAFAAKEEWMSHEAKRYIQCLNHIPRVGDFNESTYYMEGNTGHPVFETTFGKIAINICYGRDHPLNWLAFGLNGAEIVFNPSATVGELSEPMWPIEARNVAIANSYFVASINRVGIETFPNSFTSGDGS
- the LOC122061177 gene encoding beta-ureidopropionase-like isoform X5, coding for MKKIQSSGASLKGQDFVRLNNLIVKVDLGFLERTKFIQHPEELKVCWLHVQVEKSQREDVYRVVKAFAAKEEWMSHEAKRYIQCLNHIPRVGDFNESTYYMEGNTGHPVFETTFGKIAINICYGRDHPLNWLAFGLNGAEIVFNPSATVGELSEPMWPIEARNVAIANSYFVASINRVGIETFPNSFTSGDGKPQHLDFGHF
- the LOC122061177 gene encoding beta-ureidopropionase-like isoform X4, whose translation is MQLSRYLRSRGRTPRKSPGKVLQEDCPKCHIRFNLLSSLQSGKLLEMNSRYEKNVISQREDVYRVVKAFAAKEEWMSHEAKRYIQCLNHIPRVGDFNESTYYMEGNTGHPVFETTFGKIAINICYGRDHPLNWLAFGLNGAEIVFNPSATVGELSEPMWPIEARNVAIANSYFVASINRVGIETFPNSFTSGDGKPQHLDFGHF